One window from the genome of Polynucleobacter sp. MWH-Svant-W18 encodes:
- a CDS encoding aspartate carbamoyltransferase catalytic subunit codes for MNSVNQFNSAGELTHLLTLEGLPKEQILHILDTAKQFVSVTDPAREVKKVPLLRGKNVFNLFFENSTRTRTTFEIAAKRLSADVINLDISTSSTAKGESLLDTIDNLVAMQADIFVVRHSVSKAPIEIAKHVPSHIHVINAGDGSNQHPTQGLLDMYTMRHFKKNFNGLKVAIVGDIVHSRVAKSNIHALTTLGCEDIRVIGPESLLPSDLNMLGVKVFHSMEEGLRDVDVVMTLRIQKERMEAGQVPEGDAFFKQYGLNSARLALAKSDAIVMHPGPMNRGVEIDSAVADGPQSVILNQVTFGIAVRMAVMSIVAGN; via the coding sequence ATGAATTCAGTAAATCAATTTAATTCTGCTGGTGAGTTAACGCATCTCCTGACATTAGAGGGTCTCCCAAAAGAGCAAATTCTGCATATTCTAGATACTGCAAAACAGTTTGTCAGCGTGACAGATCCAGCTCGTGAGGTTAAAAAAGTTCCCTTATTGCGTGGCAAAAACGTATTTAATCTCTTTTTTGAGAACTCTACTCGCACTCGCACTACATTTGAGATTGCTGCAAAACGTTTATCTGCGGATGTCATTAATCTGGATATCTCCACCTCATCTACCGCTAAAGGTGAAAGTCTTTTAGATACGATCGATAATTTGGTGGCAATGCAGGCAGATATTTTTGTAGTTCGCCACAGTGTTTCTAAGGCGCCAATTGAGATTGCTAAGCACGTACCTTCTCATATCCACGTAATTAATGCGGGCGATGGTAGTAATCAGCATCCCACCCAAGGTTTGTTGGATATGTATACGATGCGCCACTTTAAGAAAAATTTCAATGGCTTAAAGGTCGCAATTGTTGGTGATATTGTGCATAGTCGCGTAGCTAAATCGAATATTCATGCGTTGACCACACTAGGTTGTGAAGACATTCGCGTGATTGGCCCTGAGAGTTTGTTGCCGAGCGATTTAAATATGTTGGGAGTAAAAGTCTTTCATAGTATGGAAGAAGGACTTAGAGATGTTGATGTGGTCATGACCTTGCGCATTCAAAAAGAGCGCATGGAAGCTGGTCAGGTGCCCGAGGGAGATGCATTTTTCAAGCAATATGGCCTTAACTCTGCTCGCCTAGCCTTAGCAAAGTCAGATGCGATCGTGATGCATCCAGGGCCAATGAATCGCGGAGTTGAAATTGACTCTGCAGTTGCTGACGGACCTCAGTCAGTAATCTTGAATCAAGTGACCTTCGGTATTGCTGTTCGCATGGCGGTCATGTCTATCGTAGCGGGCAACTAA
- a CDS encoding YqgE/AlgH family protein: MPGMVDPNFAGTVIYLFEHTERGAMGLVVNRPTELDLGTLFDKIELKLEIAPLFDQPVYFGGPVQVERGFVLHESNPNPSYSSSLIIPGGLTMTTSKDVLEAVASGNGPRKFLMTLGYAGWSAGQLEEEITLNGWINVPLSQHQMADIIFDTPYSQRYEKAMSHLGFDISHLSGEAGHA; the protein is encoded by the coding sequence ATGCCCGGAATGGTTGACCCTAATTTTGCAGGCACAGTCATCTATCTTTTTGAACATACTGAACGAGGTGCAATGGGTCTCGTGGTGAATAGACCTACTGAACTGGATCTTGGAACCTTGTTTGACAAGATAGAGCTCAAATTAGAAATTGCCCCATTATTTGATCAGCCAGTCTATTTTGGTGGTCCAGTACAGGTTGAGCGTGGCTTCGTCTTGCATGAATCCAATCCCAATCCGTCCTATAGCTCTTCGCTCATTATTCCTGGCGGTTTAACCATGACTACGTCTAAGGATGTACTTGAGGCTGTAGCCTCAGGAAACGGACCCCGTAAGTTCTTAATGACTTTAGGTTACGCTGGATGGAGTGCTGGGCAGCTTGAAGAGGAAATTACTCTGAATGGCTGGATCAATGTACCTCTCTCTCAACACCAGATGGCAGACATTATTTTTGACACCCCCTACAGTCAGCGCTATGAGAAAGCGATGAGTCATTTGGGCTTTGATATCTCCCATCTCTCGGGCGAGGCGGGGCATGCCTAG
- the hemL gene encoding glutamate-1-semialdehyde 2,1-aminomutase — protein MHGEEFTVATVDQNEALFARAQKTIPGGVNSPVRAFRQVGGTPRFVTKAKGPYFWDAENKRYIDLIMSWGPMIVGHANPEVVEAVQKAAETSFSYGAPTEGEIELAERICALMPSVEQVRMVSSGTEATMSALRLARGYTGRDLIIKFEGCYHGHADSLLVKAGSGLLTFADSTQNAPSSGGVPQDLVKHTLVLPYNDIAAIEEVFKKQGDQIAAVIIEPIAGNMNLIQPSAEFLSAIRSLTSKHGSVLIYDEVMTGFRVALGGAQSLQGITPDLTCLGKVMGGGMPMAAFGGIKEIMSKLAPLGNVYQAGTLSGNPVAVAAGLKTLEIISREGFFECLTGQTQKLMAGLKQAADAANIPFAVDSVGGMFGFYFSKEVPTSYEAVTKSDIEAFKKFFHLMLDQGVYLAPSAYEAGFTSIAHDNEVVDAIVAAAQNAFKKL, from the coding sequence ATGCATGGCGAGGAATTCACAGTGGCAACAGTAGATCAAAATGAAGCCTTATTTGCGCGCGCACAAAAGACGATTCCTGGTGGGGTGAACTCACCAGTACGAGCCTTTCGTCAAGTGGGCGGTACACCGCGTTTTGTGACTAAAGCCAAAGGCCCTTACTTTTGGGATGCAGAAAATAAGCGTTACATCGATTTGATTATGTCTTGGGGTCCGATGATTGTCGGCCATGCAAACCCAGAGGTAGTTGAGGCGGTACAAAAAGCAGCTGAAACCAGTTTTAGTTATGGCGCTCCAACGGAGGGCGAAATTGAGTTGGCAGAACGTATCTGCGCATTAATGCCCAGTGTTGAGCAAGTGCGAATGGTCTCGAGCGGTACGGAGGCGACTATGAGTGCCTTACGCTTAGCACGAGGTTATACGGGTCGCGATCTGATTATTAAGTTTGAAGGTTGCTATCACGGACATGCAGATAGTCTTTTGGTGAAGGCAGGCTCTGGCTTGTTAACCTTTGCAGATTCTACTCAGAACGCACCATCTTCTGGTGGTGTCCCACAAGATTTAGTGAAACACACTTTAGTGTTGCCATACAACGATATAGCAGCGATTGAAGAGGTATTCAAAAAGCAGGGCGATCAAATTGCAGCAGTGATCATCGAGCCAATTGCTGGCAATATGAATTTGATTCAGCCCTCAGCGGAATTTTTATCCGCAATTCGTAGTCTCACCAGTAAGCATGGCAGTGTGTTGATCTACGATGAAGTGATGACGGGGTTCAGAGTAGCTTTAGGCGGTGCTCAGTCTTTGCAGGGAATCACCCCAGATCTCACTTGTCTGGGTAAGGTGATGGGTGGCGGTATGCCGATGGCAGCATTTGGCGGCATAAAAGAGATCATGTCTAAGTTAGCCCCCTTGGGCAATGTTTATCAGGCTGGAACTCTGTCTGGAAATCCTGTGGCGGTTGCAGCTGGATTGAAAACGCTGGAGATTATTTCTCGAGAAGGATTCTTTGAGTGTTTAACAGGTCAAACGCAAAAGTTGATGGCTGGATTAAAGCAGGCAGCAGATGCAGCAAACATTCCATTTGCGGTAGATAGTGTTGGCGGTATGTTCGGCTTCTATTTTTCTAAAGAAGTGCCCACCTCTTATGAGGCAGTAACAAAAAGTGATATTGAGGCCTTTAAAAAATTCTTCCATCTGATGTTAGATCAAGGCGTCTACCTTGCGCCCTCAGCCTATGAGGCTGGTTTCACATCGATTGCGCATGACAACGAAGTGGTGGATGCTATCGTTGCTGCTGCTCAGAACGCATTTAAAAAACTCTGA
- a CDS encoding deoxyribodipyrimidine photo-lyase, whose product MQKALVWLRRDLRLYDNAALSSALKEAKQVWLTFIFDTDILKPLLQGEFDAKGLKHDRRVDFIWQGLEQSDQELRAQGGGLIVRFGKPGVCIPQIAQELGVNAVFANRDYEPSAIARDDSIKTTLNDLNIDFEQFKDQVIFEKKEILTNSNTVFSVFTPYKNNWLKTLQEKDLAAHECIPKSGQLAAIPKKLDLGLPSLESMGFCATGIEAYLPPGSEGGQAFLEDFLSRIDQYQIGRDFPAIKGVSYLSTHLRFGMLSIRGLVREAHRRMLAGSMGATIWLSELIWRDFYFMILANHPRLAQGESFKPDYEKIVWESGATAKKLFSAWCEGKTGYPLVDAAMRQLNQTGYMHNRLRMVVASFLTKDLGVDWRWGEAYFAEHLNDFELSSNNGGWQWASSSGCDAQPYFRIFNPITQSEKFDPEGKFIRRYLPQLEKLSSKTIHAPWKAGHLELEAAGLVIGKDYPMPIVDHDEARQKTLLRYSVVKKIS is encoded by the coding sequence ATGCAAAAAGCTCTTGTTTGGCTCCGTCGTGATCTGCGTCTTTATGACAATGCGGCGCTATCTAGCGCCCTCAAAGAGGCCAAGCAAGTCTGGCTTACCTTTATCTTTGATACCGACATCCTCAAACCCCTTTTACAGGGGGAGTTCGATGCCAAAGGCTTAAAACATGATCGTCGCGTTGACTTTATTTGGCAAGGCCTAGAACAAAGTGATCAAGAACTAAGAGCGCAAGGTGGTGGCCTGATTGTGCGTTTTGGGAAGCCAGGCGTGTGCATTCCTCAAATCGCTCAAGAACTTGGAGTCAACGCAGTATTTGCCAATCGAGACTATGAGCCATCAGCTATTGCTAGAGATGATTCTATAAAGACAACTCTGAACGATCTTAATATCGATTTTGAGCAATTTAAAGACCAAGTGATTTTTGAGAAAAAAGAAATTCTCACAAACTCGAACACCGTCTTCTCAGTCTTTACGCCATATAAAAATAATTGGCTCAAAACATTACAAGAAAAAGATTTAGCAGCACATGAATGCATTCCCAAGTCAGGGCAACTTGCAGCAATCCCTAAAAAATTGGATTTGGGGCTTCCTTCCCTTGAGTCCATGGGATTTTGTGCCACAGGGATTGAAGCCTATCTACCACCAGGCTCAGAGGGTGGGCAGGCTTTTCTGGAAGACTTTCTTTCTCGAATTGATCAATACCAAATCGGCAGAGACTTTCCTGCTATCAAAGGTGTGAGTTATCTGTCCACCCATTTGCGTTTTGGCATGCTCTCGATTAGGGGCCTAGTTCGCGAAGCACATCGTCGCATGCTTGCTGGCAGTATGGGTGCAACGATTTGGTTGAGTGAGCTGATTTGGCGAGATTTTTATTTCATGATTTTAGCCAATCACCCTCGCCTTGCTCAGGGTGAATCTTTTAAGCCAGACTATGAAAAGATCGTCTGGGAGAGTGGTGCTACTGCTAAGAAATTATTTAGCGCTTGGTGCGAAGGAAAAACGGGGTATCCCCTGGTGGATGCTGCCATGCGTCAACTCAATCAAACCGGTTATATGCACAATCGCCTGCGGATGGTGGTTGCCAGTTTTTTAACGAAAGACCTCGGAGTTGACTGGCGCTGGGGTGAAGCTTATTTTGCCGAGCATCTCAATGACTTTGAGCTCTCATCCAATAATGGCGGCTGGCAATGGGCATCCTCATCAGGCTGTGATGCTCAACCCTACTTTCGCATCTTCAACCCCATTACCCAATCAGAAAAATTTGATCCTGAAGGCAAGTTCATTCGCCGCTACCTTCCACAACTAGAAAAGCTCTCTTCTAAAACCATTCATGCTCCTTGGAAGGCTGGTCACCTAGAATTAGAAGCTGCTGGGCTTGTCATCGGCAAGGACTATCCAATGCCAATTGTTGATCATGACGAAGCTCGCCAAAAAACTTTGCTACGCTACAGCGTAGTTAAAAAAATTAGCTAG
- the ruvX gene encoding Holliday junction resolvase RuvX gives MPSSSAGPITVVAFDYGTRRVGVAVGNTELKASQALKTIVAANADVLFQEIESILKEWQPGQIVVGLPTHPDGAEHEMTAKAKRFGNQIHGRFNLPVAWVDERYTSAVLEGDSQMYDNLDAHSAALILDQYFAEHRK, from the coding sequence ATGCCTAGTTCAAGTGCTGGACCAATAACGGTCGTGGCTTTTGATTACGGCACTCGTCGTGTAGGGGTGGCAGTGGGAAATACCGAACTAAAGGCAAGTCAGGCCTTAAAAACAATTGTTGCGGCTAATGCCGATGTCCTTTTTCAAGAAATTGAGAGTATTTTGAAGGAGTGGCAGCCAGGACAAATCGTGGTGGGTCTACCTACCCATCCTGATGGGGCTGAGCATGAGATGACTGCGAAAGCAAAGCGTTTTGGCAATCAGATCCATGGCCGTTTCAATTTGCCCGTAGCCTGGGTGGACGAGCGCTATACCTCAGCAGTTTTAGAGGGAGATTCCCAGATGTACGACAATCTAGATGCGCATTCTGCTGCGCTCATCTTGGACCAATATTTTGCAGAACATCGGAAATAA
- a CDS encoding symmetrical bis(5'-nucleosyl)-tetraphosphatase yields the protein MTKIYAVGDIQGCAPSLKNLLKKLPKKSKLIFLGDLVNRGPDSLGTLRLLKSLQESGRAECILGNHDLHLLAIDAGIRKTKGLDTVDRILKAPDRKELINWVRNRPMALTNGKVLAVHAGVLPQWDLQQTIKCAHEVEEALRDKSYQKFLANMYDNTPSKWSNSLKGYERLRVITNALTRMRFCTPGGKMEFISKEGLESGPRGYLPWFKAPKRKTANTLIYFGHWSTLGLLRRHNVIGLDTGCVWGGKLTAMEMSDTNKDSKALQIIQVAGYDHPLRM from the coding sequence ATGACTAAGATTTACGCAGTTGGTGACATCCAAGGATGCGCACCTTCACTCAAAAACCTCCTGAAGAAGCTTCCCAAGAAATCGAAGTTGATCTTTTTGGGGGACTTGGTGAACCGCGGTCCAGACTCTCTTGGAACGCTTAGACTGCTCAAATCTTTACAAGAATCTGGTCGTGCTGAATGCATTTTAGGCAATCATGATCTTCATCTTCTAGCGATCGATGCAGGCATACGCAAGACTAAAGGTTTAGACACCGTTGATCGAATCTTAAAAGCACCTGATCGCAAAGAGTTGATCAACTGGGTCCGCAATCGACCTATGGCCCTGACGAATGGCAAAGTGCTAGCCGTACATGCAGGCGTATTACCTCAGTGGGATCTCCAACAAACGATTAAATGCGCTCATGAAGTTGAAGAGGCTCTGCGCGATAAATCCTATCAGAAGTTTTTGGCCAATATGTATGACAACACGCCAAGCAAATGGAGTAATTCCTTAAAGGGCTACGAACGCTTACGTGTCATAACCAATGCGCTTACTCGTATGCGCTTTTGTACGCCCGGCGGTAAGATGGAATTTATCAGCAAAGAAGGTTTAGAAAGTGGTCCTCGTGGCTACCTTCCTTGGTTCAAAGCACCTAAGCGAAAAACTGCCAATACCCTGATCTATTTTGGGCATTGGTCGACACTAGGTCTACTGCGACGCCACAATGTGATTGGCCTTGATACTGGGTGCGTCTGGGGCGGCAAGCTCACCGCCATGGAAATGTCAGATACCAATAAAGACTCTAAGGCATTGCAGATCATTCAGGTGGCTGGCTATGACCATCCACTCAGAATGTAG
- a CDS encoding class I SAM-dependent RNA methyltransferase, with the protein MRFFVVCPGGLEVPLAQELAEIAQRPDSKALGAWVIDPTPTSPTGGIGLAAPISAAMALNLHSRIASRVLLQMAQAPYRQEEDLYKLASGLAWEDWFTSRQTLRVDVTAHRSPLKSLNFATLKIKDAIVDRLRDVTGDRPSIDTAFPDVRVQAHLTATQITIYLDTSGEALFKRGWRDEKGDAPLKENLAAGILSITGWKPGQSLFDPMCGSGTFLIEAAQIALAIPSGAIRAGIYGDDAKPSKLAYRPLVTSAHGFGFQRLKPFQEAAEQKRWTNLKDAALEQILEKRKQYPNTDALKISGGDINEKLVSMFRGNWQRAQLPDQPIVRQVDALASKPPANAHDGVMLLNPPYGERLVIKGGRGIKGDDRDSRDIEDDVEPENRFEMNLETGRQSAKRSSRESLKKLQAQEEQDPKFVEFLRQFGQHLKDSFGGWNVFVLTADMALPGQLRIKESKRTPLFNGPLECRLFKFEMHAKRPSSDED; encoded by the coding sequence ATGAGATTTTTTGTTGTTTGTCCAGGTGGTTTAGAAGTACCGCTTGCTCAGGAGCTTGCAGAAATTGCACAACGTCCTGATTCCAAGGCCTTAGGCGCTTGGGTAATAGACCCAACCCCAACAAGCCCGACCGGCGGGATTGGTCTTGCAGCGCCGATTTCTGCTGCGATGGCCTTAAATCTCCATTCCAGAATCGCCAGTCGCGTTTTATTGCAAATGGCACAAGCACCTTATCGGCAAGAAGAAGACCTGTATAAATTGGCGAGTGGCTTGGCGTGGGAGGATTGGTTCACTTCGCGGCAAACCTTACGTGTGGATGTCACAGCCCATCGCTCACCACTTAAGAGTCTGAACTTTGCAACACTTAAAATTAAAGATGCCATCGTCGATCGCTTACGTGATGTGACGGGAGATCGCCCTAGCATTGATACTGCCTTTCCGGATGTACGTGTGCAAGCCCATCTCACTGCAACCCAAATTACGATTTATTTAGACACCTCTGGTGAAGCATTATTTAAACGTGGGTGGCGCGATGAAAAAGGCGATGCCCCCCTCAAAGAAAATTTGGCTGCCGGCATATTGTCGATTACTGGCTGGAAGCCTGGACAATCGTTATTTGATCCTATGTGTGGCAGTGGAACCTTTTTGATTGAAGCTGCTCAGATTGCTTTGGCTATACCTTCGGGAGCCATTCGAGCAGGGATATATGGCGATGATGCTAAGCCTAGCAAATTGGCTTACCGCCCACTGGTCACATCGGCTCATGGTTTTGGATTTCAGAGGCTCAAGCCCTTTCAAGAAGCTGCTGAGCAAAAGCGTTGGACTAATCTGAAGGATGCTGCACTTGAGCAGATATTAGAAAAGCGTAAGCAATACCCCAATACTGATGCATTGAAAATTAGTGGTGGTGACATCAATGAAAAATTGGTTTCCATGTTCAGGGGCAATTGGCAAAGAGCGCAATTACCAGATCAACCGATTGTTCGTCAGGTTGATGCCTTAGCCAGTAAACCTCCGGCCAATGCTCATGATGGTGTGATGTTATTAAATCCACCCTATGGTGAGCGTCTTGTCATTAAAGGTGGTAGAGGCATAAAGGGTGATGATCGTGACTCTAGAGATATCGAGGATGATGTTGAGCCTGAGAATCGCTTTGAAATGAATTTAGAAACAGGTCGTCAGAGTGCCAAGCGTTCTAGTCGAGAGTCCTTAAAGAAACTCCAAGCTCAGGAAGAGCAAGATCCGAAGTTTGTGGAATTCTTACGCCAATTTGGCCAGCATCTCAAAGATAGCTTTGGGGGCTGGAATGTGTTTGTATTGACTGCAGATATGGCTTTACCAGGACAGTTGCGGATCAAAGAGTCTAAGCGAACCCCTTTGTTTAACGGCCCCTTAGAGTGTCGGCTATTTAAATTTGAAATGCATGCCAAGCGTCCTTCTTCTGATGAGGACTAA
- a CDS encoding CopD family protein: protein MSNSYLWVKTFHIVFITSWFAGLFYLPRIFVNLADEKNTEAYARLLGMADRLFRFMTILAVPAVLLGLTLWLYFGIGAGDAWMHAKLFFVLLVIGYHHACFSLLKKFRAGVNTKSGIWYRWFNEVPVILLVVIVALVLFKP from the coding sequence ATGAGTAATTCCTACCTTTGGGTGAAAACCTTTCATATTGTATTCATCACATCTTGGTTTGCTGGTTTGTTTTATTTGCCACGCATCTTTGTGAACTTGGCGGATGAGAAAAATACTGAAGCCTATGCGCGTCTTCTAGGTATGGCAGATCGCCTCTTTCGCTTTATGACGATCTTGGCTGTGCCAGCGGTTTTGCTGGGACTGACACTCTGGCTGTACTTTGGTATTGGTGCGGGGGATGCTTGGATGCATGCCAAGCTATTTTTTGTGCTGTTGGTGATTGGCTATCACCATGCTTGCTTTAGCTTACTGAAAAAGTTTCGTGCCGGCGTGAATACGAAGTCAGGTATTTGGTATCGCTGGTTTAATGAAGTGCCAGTCATTCTGTTAGTTGTCATCGTTGCTCTCGTTCTATTTAAGCCCTAG
- a CDS encoding YdcF family protein, whose product MDTIFFTLSKVVQFCIEPLNWVLAFVVLSLLFLSLRKPELCRRFLVLALIDLLVIAWLPTSEFLLRTLEDAYPKTNINQIAEGDIGGIIILGGAIEGGEIAVDRGEISIYSSAERVTKAFELIRKFPNVPYIFSGYSGRLSPKGLSEADAFKKLTQEQGLDEHMAHYENQSRNTYENMLYMKPMIQELGAKNAAGDSKPWLLITSASHMYRSVKIAQKQGIEVIPILVDYQTANHLRWTSFDLEEGVQNWNKLVHEVVGIVAYWLTGKI is encoded by the coding sequence ATGGATACGATCTTCTTTACTCTCTCGAAAGTGGTGCAATTTTGCATAGAGCCGCTGAATTGGGTTCTCGCCTTTGTCGTCCTTAGCCTTCTATTTTTATCTCTACGAAAACCAGAGCTTTGTAGGCGATTCCTAGTATTAGCACTCATCGATCTTCTGGTGATTGCTTGGTTGCCTACCTCAGAGTTCTTGTTGAGAACGCTTGAGGATGCGTATCCCAAAACTAATATCAATCAGATAGCTGAGGGCGATATTGGGGGAATCATTATTTTGGGCGGTGCAATTGAAGGCGGTGAAATTGCTGTAGATCGAGGTGAGATATCGATTTACTCTTCTGCGGAGAGAGTGACCAAGGCATTTGAGTTAATCCGAAAATTTCCGAATGTTCCGTATATTTTTAGTGGCTACTCTGGAAGACTTTCTCCAAAAGGCCTCTCCGAAGCCGATGCTTTTAAGAAATTGACCCAAGAACAGGGCTTAGATGAGCATATGGCCCATTATGAGAACCAATCTCGTAATACCTATGAAAACATGCTCTACATGAAGCCAATGATTCAAGAGTTGGGGGCAAAAAATGCAGCAGGAGACTCCAAGCCTTGGCTACTCATTACTTCTGCCAGCCACATGTATCGATCTGTAAAAATTGCTCAGAAGCAAGGAATTGAGGTAATTCCGATATTGGTTGATTATCAGACCGCAAATCACCTTAGATGGACTTCATTTGACCTAGAGGAGGGTGTTCAGAATTGGAATAAATTGGTCCATGAAGTGGTGGGGATTGTTGCCTATTGGCTTACTGGAAAAATCTAG
- the pyrR gene encoding bifunctional pyr operon transcriptional regulator/uracil phosphoribosyltransferase PyrR, translating to MNAESLYQKLLENLRVRLQSDTFELAGLAMGGAWIAERLAQDLNLPHFGVINVAFHRDDYAEKGMTALRTASTLPTQLPFDVNGAKVILIDDVLLTGRTVRAALNELFDFGRPDQVELMVLADRGRRELPIMANFVGAEIQVPDQQILVLEKDTAGKFNFQLEERE from the coding sequence ATGAATGCTGAATCTCTTTACCAGAAGCTGTTAGAAAACTTGCGCGTTAGATTGCAGTCCGATACTTTTGAGCTTGCTGGATTGGCAATGGGCGGAGCTTGGATTGCTGAGCGTTTAGCGCAAGATTTAAATTTGCCGCACTTTGGTGTGATTAATGTTGCCTTTCATCGGGACGATTACGCAGAAAAGGGAATGACTGCTTTAAGAACGGCGAGCACACTTCCTACCCAGCTGCCTTTTGATGTAAATGGGGCAAAAGTGATTTTGATTGACGATGTCTTGTTGACGGGTAGAACCGTCCGAGCGGCTCTGAATGAATTGTTTGATTTTGGTCGGCCAGATCAAGTGGAGTTGATGGTTTTGGCAGATCGCGGTAGACGTGAGCTACCAATCATGGCTAATTTTGTGGGAGCAGAAATTCAGGTTCCAGATCAACAGATTTTGGTCTTAGAAAAAGATACAGCTGGTAAGTTCAACTTTCAGCTCGAGGAGCGTGAATAA
- a CDS encoding rubredoxin, which produces MEFKTYMCLICGWVYDEAAGLPDEGIAPGTLWKDVPMNWTCPECGARKEDFEMMAI; this is translated from the coding sequence ATGGAATTTAAAACGTATATGTGCCTGATCTGTGGCTGGGTCTACGATGAGGCGGCAGGTTTGCCAGATGAAGGAATTGCACCAGGCACCCTCTGGAAAGATGTTCCGATGAATTGGACCTGTCCAGAGTGCGGAGCTCGTAAAGAAGATTTTGAAATGATGGCGATTTAG